The DNA segment CGCCAACCGTCCAGTGGTAGAGAAATCTTCTACAAGCTGGCTACCCGTTTGCTACCGACGTAGCGCCTTGAAGTGCTGTCCCCGGCACTGACAAATAACGAGGTAAAGAGAAGTTGTGTCCAGCCCAGCCTGGATCGAACAAAGCCTGTTCAAAGAGGATACATTACCAGCAAAAGCCAACAGCCCCAGCACCGCTCAAGCAAGAAGCATAAAATGCTGCGGTGTTAAGCTGGCGGTGCAAAATTCGAGCTAGCGCAGTGCAGCAGAGGGTTGTATTTCAGGCAGCAATGCCGACTTCAGGAAAACGCATCGGCCGGGCGGGGATTTTTTACTGCAAAAGGCAGCCAGGGGCAGCCGATGGGGATGCGGACGCGCTCCGGCCTGTGGCCAACAGCAGCGCGCCCGCCGGGTTCGCGGGTTCAAACAGATACTGGCAAGGGAGCTGTCCCTATGCTGGCAGGGTCCAATTAATAATAAGCCTGGGACTTGTCGGAGTGGTCGGTAATATCTTTCACACCGGCAAGCTCGGGAATTTTTTCTTTCAGTGTTTTTTCAACGCCCTCTCTCAAAGTCATATCCACCATGCCACAGCCCTGGCAACCACCGCCAAACCGCAACACGGCGAATTTGTCCTCGGTGACCTCCACCAGGCTCACTTGCCCCCCATGGGCCGCCAGACCGGGGTTGATCTCGTTGTAGAGCACATAATTGATGCGATCCTCAATCGGGCTGTCATCGGTGATTTTGGGCATGCGGGAGTTGG comes from the Microbulbifer sp. MI-G genome and includes:
- the nfuA gene encoding Fe-S biogenesis protein NfuA — protein: MSDLNVTITESAQAYLKELLDKQECEGIAIRMFVSSPGTPNAETCIAYCRPGEEEEDDVVMEMNGFRAYFEGRSVPYLDEARVDYSPDKMGGQLTIRAPNSRMPKITDDSPIEDRINYVLYNEINPGLAAHGGQVSLVEVTEDKFAVLRFGGGCQGCGMVDMTLREGVEKTLKEKIPELAGVKDITDHSDKSQAYY